The genomic segment cttttcatttttaaggcAGTAGTAATGTGGGAGACACACTTCCCACTGGACAGTTATCCAACATTCCCTGGCGCAGAGCAGGAGTAAAATACACAAACAACGAGGCCTATTTTGATGTCATTGAAGAAATTGATGCAATTATAGACAAATCAGGTAAGATGCCTTGCAAACTGAAATTTTTCTCTCAAGTGTGTTTACATGTAGCTAACGATGTTTTAAGAGAATACAGTCCAACATGAGCTTAAGTGTATTACTTCAGTTCATCTTAAAACAGCATCATTCTCTGGGCTGCTTTGAGAACATCCACAAGAATGTTTGTAAATTGATTATCTCATAACAAAtattaatgggaaaaaaagtagTTGAAATGTGATGAGAAAATTATCTCCCATTGTTCCTGCCAACAATGTACTGTAGTCCTTGAAGGCCCTCGAGTAAGCAAGACAAAATCCTTTATTAGCTTTCTTCTGATAGCAAGCTAAACTTGGTGCAAAATAGTTACACAGTGTTGTTTTCCTTATATTTAAGGAGCCAGATATTATGAAGAATAATAATACTCCTTTTCTGTGAATGAAACTTATAATTTTCAAATACAAAAGTCTTTATTCTGAGATTTAACTTTGAGGAAGAACCTGGTAACTTGTATgccaagagaaagaaaaaaataatgcaaaaacaAAACTGCAAAGCTGTGGGCAGAAACGTGCTGTTTTGTTCAGTATTGGGGCCAGCAGTTAGCAAGGGCAAAGACTGCAGGACACCCTTTTGTGGTGGTATGGGGCAGGGAGCAAACCTCTGATTATTCattcagtgctgctgttgtAGCAGTGTCAGTGTTGGTTTGATTCTGTACACCACTTCAGCAAATGCTTTGGCCACTGTTGAAGTGGAGAGTCATAAATAGCCATTGTGCAGCTCTTACTCTCCCCACCTTGAAGCTAAAAGAAGGTGGCCCTTACAGGGCTCTTATAGAACATGCTGATGCCTGTTGCTGTCCTGGCTCCTTAGGATTCCCAGGAGTAGTGTGAGTGCTCAGTCTGAGAAGGTACAATCAAGGACATGGTGAATTTCTGTGTGTATTTCAGGCCAAATCAGTGTGTACTGAGTATTCCATTTCCTACTGAGGATCTGCTGCAGTAGTCATAGCTACTCTTTTCTGCTCTGATCCCTTGGGGAGCAGCAATGCAAGAACCCCTCTCTGTAGCCTTCACCAGGACTAAGGCAGATAAGGTTGCTCCCCTAGAATAGGGAGGTTATCTTGTTTCATAGGGATATGGTCGACTGCCTTAACCTGAAACAGGATCACTTCTTTTCAAAGTATAGAGCCAccatttctcctttcccttgcCTAGATAAGCCAGTTTCTACGTATCTTCACGTTATCAAATAACCTTTGCATGTGGAGTTAATTAATTAGTCCAGGGTCCTGCTTGTACCTTTTCATACTTAGAAGATATTGCAGGAAATGAGCATTTCCTGGGTAAAATGCTTGGTACTCttgctttggggtttgggattttttgctATAGATTCATTTAACAtcaaaatgaatatttaatttaattgttaaaCAACCTTTACTTGTGAAAGCCAAAGTTAGCACCAACTTACTGCATTTTGACATTGACTGTTTTGATGTGCTTTAACTTCCCTGCACCACTACACCACTTGCTAGTTTTCTGGAGACCAGGGACAGGGATGAAAGAAAAGATTCAGAGCTGGTATGTTATGAAACTCTTATTTGCTTATTGCTGGCAACCAGTTCAAGCACATCAAGTATAAGTCCTGTGTAACAGCTGGCATGAGTATCATGAACCAGTTTGGAACAGGCTGTTTGCTCTGGCTCATGTATTTTAGCAAGCTGCCCAGGACACAGGTAACTGGAATGACCTTTCGTAGCTGGGCTTGGCATGTTGTTGAGTGTTGTGCAAATGTCATCTGTGCCCTCTAGCTGCACTTCACCACATCTGTTAGGCCTTTCATAATTATGTTAAGtgtcttgtttttctctgcagGTTCCACAGTCTTTGCAGAAATCCAAGGCGTTATTGATTCGTGTATTAAGCTCTCAGGAATGCCAGATCTTTCTCTGTCTTTCATGGTAAATTCAGCCTATATTTGGGAATCTTAATTgctcaggatttatttttcttagtgATCAGAGTTAAACAGCTTTAAGATCAGTGTCACTATTTCATGTGTTACACATATGAAGTAACAAGTTCTATCATAGAAGCTGCATTGTTCAGTAGTTGGAAAGGCTTTTGTGTGTACATGAAAATACcctcacaggagctgctgtaCTGGGTCAGATCAGAAATCCATCTAGCTCAGTAACATGTCTCTGATCATGGCTACTCAGATTCTAAGAAATAGGAATTGGGTATAGTGCAGTAGGTGGCTCAAAGTGCTGGTACTTGATGAGATGGCACTCACCATTGTGGCACTCCTTGCAGAACCCTCGGCTGCTGGATGACGTCAGCTTCCATCCGTGTATCCGCTTCAAGCGCTGGGAGTCTGAGCGGGTCCTGTCCTTCATTCCTCCCGATGGCAACTTCAGGCTCATCTCCTACCGCGTCAGCTCCCAGAAGTGCGTTTCCACCCAGGCACTCTGCCCCTCCAGCTACACACACTGCTGCTTCCCACCTGAGGAATGGCACATTCCTCCTTGTGAAGGGGGAATTTGCACTGTTCTGAAATGTGTGTGCTCAGCTTTTGTCTCAGCTCTTGCTCTGTCCCtactaaaagaagaaaaccattTTTCAGTGACCTGCAGATACTCAGCAATAATTTTTCAGTGGAGTAAATCACACATGATATAGGGCTATTCTGTCCTAGTAACTGTTGTTGGTGCTAGATTCTTTATGAGTAAGTCTCTGTGTACATGGAGGACTCAGAGCTTCATGAAGAGAGTAAAGCAAAAAAGTCCAAACTGCAGATTTTGCAAACTAAAGCCTGATTTGACTAGTGGCTCTTCTGAAATTTGGCTCAGTGagattactttaaaaaaaaaaagcaaaacagcaaCCAAATGAAGAGAGAATAGGACAAGGTATTTGGAcgaaaataaattttaaaaaattctttatttttattttgattctcTGCTGATAAAAGCATTTCAGCAATGATGCTGAAGAGCAGAGTATCACTTCATTTATCACTTATGAAACAAACCAGTTGTAACTTGAACACCTACCAGAAACACAAGATCCATTTATGAGAAAGTGCTTTGATTTCTCAAGCAGAGAAGTAGCCAGGATGCATTCAACTACTGTCTTCTCTTTTCAGCTTGGTGGCAATTCCTGTATATGTGAAGCACATGATCAGTTTTAAGGAAAATACTTCTTCAGGAAGATTTGATGTTACCATTGGACCAAAACAGAATATGGGGAAAACAGTAGAAGGAGTAGTCATGACAGTTCACATGCCAAAGGCTGTACTTAACATGAACCTCACTGCTACACAAGGCAGCTATACATTTGACCCAGTTACTAAAGTAAGTAATGAAATTTTACCCATATTGCAGAATACTGAAGCAGTGTTCCACACTTGGCAGAGAACTCTGTTCAGCATATGTttatgaatttaaaatttacctttaaaattttctttttcaaacttAGATACACACCAGCTCTGATTTCTGACTTTGATAGtatccttttccttcccttccctctcttttcACCCTGCTCTTTCACCCACTAATATCTTTCCTTAGTGGATGCAGCAGTATTTTGCCAATAGTTTCAGCCATTATATATTTTGCATATATGTtgtgggaaaatatttttctaaagaaaatgcACTAGCCTTGAAAATGGGCAGACAGaaaaactgggagcaggagatgagaaaaaatttcttccaaaaGATCTGCCTAAAGacacacaggaaaataaagtgTCTGAAAAAACATGTCTTGGGCTCCTGATTCTTTGCCTCTGAGTTGGGGTTTGAGATCTAAATTTCATAAAGCTTCTGAAGCCTTTTAGTACCCAGGAGCCGTTTTGCTGAAAAGCAGTTTGAGCCAAACCATTCTGCTGGCTCCAATACCCTGCTctgagctttctgctgcccttggAATATCTCAGTCAGCAATTCATTGAAATTGTTAGGGAAAGGTCTCCAAGTAgcattttgtttcaaaaataataGACCTtgatctttttaaaagaaagcaccaacaaaaaaactctctgcagaaataaattttactttgtttttatcAAGAGTTTGGATAACTAGGTGAATTGAAACTGCAAACATTTTTCCAATGCCTTGCACCTACCCTCCTCATTCTTGTGTTTAAGTTTCTATGGTCTCTGTGCTGGTTACTGTCTTGGTTTCACAGATCCAGCTGACCCAAACAGAATCAGGGTCAGTTATCCTTAGCAAAGATGTTCTCAGTGCACAGACCTACACTGACAGGGTGAGAAAAAAGACCCCGTATCTGCAGGAGCCCTCTCCCAGCCAGTGAGGAATTCTTAGGGTTCCCAGGCTACTGTTGGTACCCAGCCTGCAAACTAAAAGCTGGACATGAACTTGACCTCATAGGTTGTTTCCTAGAATGCTACTactatttttctctccttcctgaCAAGGTGCTAACTTGGGATGTGGGCAAAATTACCCCTCAAAAGCTACCAAACCTGAAGGGCATAGTGAACCTGCAGTCTGGAGCCCCCAAGCCAGAGGAGAACCCAAGTTTAAACATCCAGTTTAAGATACAACAGCTTGCAATTTCAGGTGAGTGGGGGGGTATTACATGAAATTGGTGCTGGCAGAACGAGCTGGTGTAGGAAATGAAGTGGGAAACTGTTAATCATTTAATTGGAGGTGCAGGTCTGAAGTCAGCTTAATCCAAAATGATAAAGTCTGATTTACACAAACCTGGCAGTTTCCCTTGATGAAAGATTTCTTTGCTGGGAATTGTGAATTCCCAATTGTTTTGCTCAAGAAAGACTGAGAGAAGTATACAGAAGaatggatttttctttgttgACTGGTGCATTAAACATGCAAACATATCCTTTTAGTGAAGATTGATGCATGATGATTTAGTGTGCTGCTCCTGACATGCTTTAGCCTTGTGCCACTAAAGCTCTTTCTAGTGGTCATAAGAATGCATTAATTTTGAAGAATGCCCTTCTTATTCTTTACTTCTGGAGCTGGTTAGTTTTTTATCTTTGAAACAATTTGCAAGTAAAAGCAGAATGAAGTCTATAGGATAAGTGCAAAAGTAAATTTAAAGCAGACAAGACCTCAGTCTGCAAACACTTAAATCATGTGAGTTGTCTCTGTGTAAAGTGCTTCTCCAAGCAAGCTTTGCAGGATTAAGGCTCTAACAATGCAAGAACTCACATTCAGAGAGGCAAAGGAGGAAGATGATTGAAGGCAGTTGGTTAGAGTTGGTGGTAGTACATGTGGTACCTCTCTGGATAGGTACCAGGCTATGGTCTTTTTGGCCCCTATTTGGAGTAAACAACAGTTCCTGTGTAAGAACAGAATCCTGCAGTTTCCTCCTGAACTAGTTTAAATCTTACAAGATACAGCTGTTCCAGTGGCTGGACACCAAAGATAACAGACCTGTGAGAAAGCACAGAACAGCCTGAAGCTGTAGGTATTTAATAGCTACTGGCCTCCCTCAAGGAATAGCAGAGGCATTGCTGGTTCTTGCAATTATGACTTGGAGTGAAAAGAATTCTAAAACTTGTCCTTTGCTTCATCTCCACGATGGGAAAGGAGTGCAGTGTACAGGAGCTGTGGAAGACAGACTGGTTGTTCCATGGTTCATCTCTTGGAAGGAGGATGTTGGCTTATGGAGTAGAAGAGAAACAAAGGTGTTGCCCTGCCAAGACAGCTATGATTAGGTGACAAGAATGTTCTCATCTGCCACTCCAAACCAGATGAACttgtgaaagaaaggaaaacgAGCTTCCTAACCAATCCTAATGTGCTCTCAAGACAGCTGGCTTTCTGATCAGACTGCTGTGATTCCTAGCATTCTGCTTTTAACTTTGTACTTGTCTCTGTCTTTTTTCAGGACTGAAAGTGAATCGCCTAGACATGTATGGAGAGAAATACAAGCCTTTTAAAGGTGTCAAATACATtacaaaagcaggaaaattccAAGTCAGGACATGAGAAGATGCTAAGAGAAAAttccccttaaaaaaaaacttgaCTGCTTAGTGACTTATGTTGGTTAGGTGCCAATTAATTAATAGACACTGATTAGTTTGGGATCAAAGCAATTGTGCACAGCAGCTCTTAAAATGAAAGCATAGCTTAGTTTTTCTTAATATGGCTTTAAAATAAGGTACTTTTTTTCTATTACACTTTCACTCTTTTTTTACTGAATTGTTCTGCTGGTGAATAGTTTGATATGGGCAACCCACAGAATGTTGTAAACACTACACTGCCAGTCAGATACCAAAGCCCTGAGGTCAAGCACATTCTGAAGGCCAGACAGGCCACTGGAAAAGTCTTCTGGTGGCATattttgctgctgcaggcacctgCGAAGAAAGCTCAGTTCCACCCACAGCCAGCTGTGAGCTGGCATTCCACAAAGCAACATGTAATCCCTTCAGAAACAGAGTAGcagtgagaggggcaggggtcCCCCCAGGGCCTGGGACATTGCAAGTGTCACTCCAGAAAAAGCTTCTGatgaagtaaaaaataatttctgtgttgTTTACAAGAAATCGCCTTTCTTAAGAAGCATTTGCCTTAATCAGCTTTCatttctgccagcagcagatgagCTGATAAAAATAACATCCTGCATTAAATCTGGGAGGTGATTGTTGCTTCAGTAATCCACTTTCTTTCCATTCAATCCCATCACCCCCATCATTTTTTTAAGAATACAGTTGCAGAGAGCAAGATCTATTTTTTATGTGAAGCCTTTGCTTTGATTTAGATGTTCCACTTGTTTGAAGTGGATGCCACCAGGTCTGTGCAGCGTGTACCTTCGAGCGTAGCTTTATAGATAGCACAGTAGAAGTGTCAAGTGTATTTAATGGTTGTGTGCTTTAATGTTCTGAAATAAAGGGAACTCCACTGCAACTACGTCTCACCTTATGAAATGTTCATGATCTTGTAAACAATTCATGGGGCTCTTCAGCAGGAGGCATCTGATACACTATTAATCAATGACTATTTGCTACATCTTTACTGAACTTAAGcactgtgcagctgctcagaatTTTAAAAGGCTGTTAATAGCACAATAGGGAAAGTCCCTTTCATATTCCTTATTTTCAAATGGAGGACAGATATCTATTTATGATATTTCAAAGGCTCAACAGTCAGAGCAAAGCTGACTGAACTTCTTGTTATACACCAACAAAACCATCTCTCTAAACCAACGCATACTCCAGAGTAGCCATCAGGTTCCAAACCATGCATTTGGTCAGTATTAATTAAGGATGGGATACTGGAGACCCTTTGTTTGTCTATCCTGTTTGGCTTACAAATCAATGAGTAGGTTCTGGGTTTGGTTCCGACTCTTCATCTGAAGCAAAGTCACTTAGTCAAAATTTCAAATACTGAGACAAAAATGATCAGTCTGGAAAGAGGAGGGGAAATCCATCTGAACCCTGGCAGCAAGGCAGTAAGGAAAGAAATGGGCATACAGTCTCTATCTGTAACTTCAGTAATATCATTAGAGTAAACTTGGCCATAAACAACCATTTTGAATTTCTAAAATTACAGTAGATAAAACAGCACTTTGAAGAACCAGTGGCATGTGTTTCAGCAAATGGCATCCTTCAGTTACTGTACTTGTAGAAGAAATCTTGTTTTCAGAGCTAACAGGTAACATCCAGAGCTGACAtctgagcagctggagctgctctctgcattAGCAGCCTGGAAATGCTGCCCCATGGCCCTTCAGAGCTGACACCTTTCCTGAGCTAGGACATACAGAAGTGTCAGAGCTCCAGTCCCACCCCAGTGCTGCCTCCCACGTGTGACTGAAGaagccctgcccaccccaggaCCTCAGGAACCAGCGAGGCTCCCACAGCAGGTGAAAGCCCAGCTCATCACCACAACTCACTGGCAGCAAGAACTGCACTCACCTTCAGGAAACCAGTCTAGGCATGGCAATGTGTTTTGTCAAGATGGCTGCAGGTGTGTGTGGCCAGAACCTTTCTTCTACATTTGCTGGTGCCCTCTGCATCTCCAAACACATCTCCTAACTGCAGAAGGGGGCCTgtgttcctgctctgtttgaaaaaaataatgtactAGCACTTCTCTGAAGAGCAGAGTTTAGGGAATCAGACAGTATTATTAGCAAGGAATTACACTGCAAAGTCCTGATCTCCCCTTCTCCTCatgtccagctctgggagtgctgaCAAAGGTGGTTGTCTGTCAGGGTCTCATCTTCTTTCAGATATGGAGAGAACTGTGAATAGTACCAAACTCCTAATTTTACCAATTATTACTAAATACTCTGGGACTATGAGGCTATGGTTGGTCCTACACTACCAATAAACATTGGTTCCAACGAGTCAGAACACTGTGTGCTGGTAGAAATTTTTAGTAAGAAAAAGTGTTTATAAGATGTTCTTACAGTGATGGAGTGAAGGAAATACAACAGTGGTGCCATACTCATCACCCCTGCATTCATTTTAGCAAGTAAAACTCACATTAACAAGATGCTGGTCAGAGTAGCAGGTCTTCCCTTGACAGGACCAGGCCAACCCCATTTTAAGTTTTCACAATACAGCAGATCACTGTCAGGTCTCAGGAAAGTCTCCTGTTCTCTCCCACTGAAACACAGCTTCCAGTAAATTCTTTAATTACTAGTTTGACAGGCACAAGAGACAAAAACCTTTGTTTAATCTTCTCCTGTTTGAGAAACTGCACTTTCTTTCTGTTCAGAACATGTAGAAACAACTGTTCTTTTGCTTTagctttttgctgctcttcttGGTACTGCTGTTATCCACTGCTGTTATCATGAACACTCAGAAGCTGATTTTTgtacaaatgcatttttattgttttaacaGAACCAAAGAAAGGTTGAAAACATTAGACTATACAATACATTTTGGTTTATAAACAAAGTTTTATAGTGGTAAAACATTTCTAAGTGACATTCATGGTCTTGTTCAAATTTTTGCTGCACATCAGGTCTGAAGACCAATAGTGttcaaaaatgcagaaattgcaTAAGGTGGTCAAGTATCTCGGCTTCTATAAATAGTTCGAGAACTTAGAGCAAACATTCTGGAAGAATATCAAAGGCAACCATGATTCATAATTCTCCTGCAAACATTCCTCAAGAAACAAAAAGTGATCTTTGGCATAAACAATTATGTATTAAAGGCATTAGTAATATTGCATTAATATCATTCAAGCAACTAAACAGTGatgtaaaataatattaattttaaaaaaatctcacagaGAAGCCTGGATGACAGGAGCAGGATGAGGGGATGTGAGGAGCATTGGAAAGCAATACAGGAAGACTATTTAGAAAATCCCTTTAAAATAATCCCTACGTATTCAGTGTTATGTACTATTAAACAGAAATTACTACATTAAAATTAGGCTAAAGATCTGATATAAACCAACCAAATGCATCCAGGTTAAGGCTCTGGCaccccttccttcctcttcctgttGCAGGTAACTGCAAGAAGAGAGTACTAAGGAAAGATCCTAAGTACCAAATATTTCATGATACCCAGACACAAGGAGCAAATTCAAGAAGAACAAGCCTTCTCTTGCTGAGGTCAGTTTGAGACAGTTGTATTATCAACAGTTTAACTTCCCTTTTTAGATAACAGTGCAATGAAGGGGGTGGAGGGGAGAAGGTCCAAGCACAGAATAACTGTGGCAGGCAGGTAGAGGACAGCGGAGTGCGCTGTGTCTCTCCCTTTGAGCTGTTAAGACTGAAAAGTTTTTCCCCAAGGACACTTCTGTTCAAGGTGGTTTGATCGTGCAACAATTCTCAGCAAATTATGAGGGTATTATGAGGTCAGTGCTGATTTGGGCAAAAGTCTGCAAGTACTTGCAAATATAGAAACTCATTCTCAAATAAGTGTTCCTTTCCATTAAATGAACGggtataaatatatgtatatatatatatatatatgaaggCATATTCAATTATGGAAGGATAAAACATCGTAAGTCTATTTTAGTAAGGAGAGGTGGTTTGGGGGGGGGTTTGGTGTTGTCATTTcgtttgggatttttttttttttttaagtatagCAACACTTTGTTCAATTCACTtgaaaaaagattttgagaCTCCAAACTCCGCAAGCAGTAAAAATAATGAGGTATGTGCAGCATTAGGAACCACCATTTGCTGGTAGGCACCAGCTTACCTAAAGAGGGTTTCATgcccctgcagagctcaggtttCAAGAAGTTTATGCATTGTTAGAAAGAAGAGCAATGAGCCTAAAGGTGGTTTTAAACTGAATAtctttatcttttaattttcaCCTTGAGCAGCTGGAATAACATTAGATGGAGGGATGAGGGAAATAAGAATAAATGCATGTGCTCATTTGGTTTTCAAAAGAAAGAGCCAGCATGTGGCATTTTCTGGTCCTGGACATGCAGCTAAGTTAACAGAACCAGGATTTTTCAGCTCATTGCTGAATTGAGCAAGGAAAGAGTTCCATGATTTAAGGTCTCCAGCCTTAAGGCTCAAGCTGTCAACAGTGTGCCACTAACATAATCTGCAAAACCTTTCAGTACAGTACGAGAGTTCTGGAATGCCTACCTACAGGGTGACAGGAGGGGAACAGAGAGAGCTCCAGTTTCTGGTAAAGTACTGTTGCCAGGCAAGaatcaaaaacaaaaagcatttcagaCATGGAGCTTTAATCCTCAGCTTACAACTGTTCTGCTGCCCCACCTTCCCTCTTTTAATCAAAAACCCCACACCTTCCATCATTTCTGCATGGTTTTAGAATAGCCAGATAAAGTCCTGTTGAGAATTTGAATGTTTGTGTGTCAATGACTGTCCCTAAAAAACTGCTAAGTCACCAAGTGTCCTAAACTCTCAAGACAAGCTTATAGTGAGATCCATGTTTTATATCATCACATGGAAATTACTGGAACATACAGTGCATAAATGAAATGTGCTTCTGGGAGTACAGAATTCACTAAGAatcttgaaaaggaaaaaaaacaaaaaggaaaaaaattaaatataagaaCTGTCTACTGTTGGCAGCAAATTAGAGGTGTTGGATATCAAATGTGTTTCAAAGACACTTGAAATGCATTATCTTATAATTCATACCCTTAGAATGGGGCATTAGCATAAGCTCATCTTAAGCTCATGTATACAGCACCTTCTGCTGTTAATATATCTCTTCTGCTTccaaaaaaaggcattttattttacagaaaacaaTACTAATGTGGCAGGTATTTACTGATACCATGGGGTCTTTCTGACCCAGCGAAGAGTGAATCCAGCATCTGTTCTTATCTTAATGGATGCTGCTTCAGCTTCTCTCACAGTTTCCTTCACAGACTGCATGAGATTCTGGGCATTATGAACCAACATCTCAGTTGCCTGTCAAGAAAAAGAATTTCCAATATATCAGTAAATACCATGATTAGGACAGTAGCCTGTAATCTCTTTGTGCACAATCTCTTTGAACTCTTAGTACAAATATATTAAGTCTGCTGCCTGAAACTATGAAAATACAAGTGAAGTAACTGTCTCTGGGAACAAGCATTATCCTGACTCCAAACAAAACTTTCCCTTTCCTCACTGTGTATTTGCGCAAAATCTGAATACAACCTTTATGTTGCTAAGTAGAATAACCTCCCTTGGAAGCCAAAGCTGTGAGATTTCTCCTGAAAAGATTCATTTGGAAGGTAATTGAGCTTCCAAATGAAGGGGGACACGAGATGATGttggaaaataaacatttccccTGAAATCCACCCGAGGGCgcccctgcccctcccaggCCCAGTCTGCGGTGGCGagtccttccctctgctttttaCTGGGCAAAGCAGGAGGTTAACAAGTTGTTTGTCAGAAAATTGGAACCCAAGTAGCTTTCGGGCTTGTTCCTCTATTAAACTGTAGCATTTGAGCCAGAAACCAAGGTGCTGTACTAAAGTTATCCTCCCTAAACAGCTGAGGTGAGCTTCAACATCAAGTTCCCAGAACACATCTGAAAGAACAGGTTGTATATTTGAGCCCATAAACAATCAACAATTCCATGCTACCATCAGTCTTTACACCTCTTACCTGTTCCGACTCTTCATCACTGATATTAGTTCTGCCCAGCATGGTAGCTTTGACAGTGGAGAGAATTTTCAGCTGCGTACTGATGGTTGGGATTCGCTCACAGACCTAAGTAAAAGGGATAAAAACCACTCCATATTGTAAATTGCACCAATACATCATGCATCCATTTTCTTcacataaaatgttttat from the Melospiza georgiana isolate bMelGeo1 chromosome 8, bMelGeo1.pri, whole genome shotgun sequence genome contains:
- the AP3M1 gene encoding AP-3 complex subunit mu-1, which codes for MIHSLFLINCSGDIFLEKHWKSVVSQSVCDYFFEAQEKAIDVENVPPVISTPHHYLISIYRDKIFFVSVIQTEVPPLFVIEFLHRVADTFQDYFGECSETAIKDNVVIVYELLEEMLDNGFPLATESNILKELIKPPTILRSVVNSITGSSNVGDTLPTGQLSNIPWRRAGVKYTNNEAYFDVIEEIDAIIDKSGSTVFAEIQGVIDSCIKLSGMPDLSLSFMNPRLLDDVSFHPCIRFKRWESERVLSFIPPDGNFRLISYRVSSQNLVAIPVYVKHMISFKENTSSGRFDVTIGPKQNMGKTVEGVVMTVHMPKAVLNMNLTATQGSYTFDPVTKVLTWDVGKITPQKLPNLKGIVNLQSGAPKPEENPSLNIQFKIQQLAISGLKVNRLDMYGEKYKPFKGVKYITKAGKFQVRT